Proteins from a single region of Sylvia atricapilla isolate bSylAtr1 chromosome 7, bSylAtr1.pri, whole genome shotgun sequence:
- the RACGAP1 gene encoding LOW QUALITY PROTEIN: rac GTPase-activating protein 1 (The sequence of the model RefSeq protein was modified relative to this genomic sequence to represent the inferred CDS: inserted 1 base in 1 codon; substituted 2 bases at 2 genomic stop codons) translates to MLRQRCGRLLARLEQGLQLLELGGSVEEDYIRIARCFEATRQRCCRLEQDGQRAREQLARVESERAALEVKLKHARNQVEVEMKKRHRAEAELEKQERKLQLVVELLMREPWGNEALSREQCSVLSALAGRRLGAALAPIRRSSGRVDESWQSLLSHSDISYDRTEDDVDVDMTVVQTLKRKVPDRQRVSLAPQVGPVVMAKRHRSSLVPHNAVSVPSMPPPAEVPGPADSLLPAVLLPPRRSRQGHGVSTCAGLPPLPPPSAELTTVWGTSEDLGCRAAGQESHTEGISVTQPAPAPFPSPPPCLPPVQHKFTSKTVIRPEPCCVCGSRIRFGKTAIKCCHCQLLLHTKCREQCPSLCTPRPHHHAQPCEGVLADFAPSTPPLVPTLVVQCVTEVETRGLTETGLYRVPGAEQLVREWKRKLLRAGGALPALSSVTDIHVVCGVLKDFLRGLKEPLVTFSLHPAFLKAADIPDDAARDTALRHVVSKLPPANRDTLAFLMLHLLRVSHSPDCKMDVLNLSRVFGPTLVGHSSANPTPLAIMEDTPRQSKVLACLLSLPPSFWRGFVETEQENLVPMPVLRXGXAQKPQPPPTLAFGFFEGSWLSMAGVRXLSPLCPTEPFLHPLGTLDPKSGQLSPAGTCCLPSTLRSCVGSATRPPQGPAPRKVGRFFPSLV, encoded by the exons ATGCTGCGGCAGCGCTGCGGGCGGCTCCTGGCccggctggagcaggggctTCAGCTTTTAGAGCTCGGCGGCAGCGTGGAGGAAG actACATCCGGATCGCTCGGTGCTTTGAGGCGACGCGCCAGAGATGCTGCCGGCTGGAGCAGGATGGGCAACGTGCCCGCGAGCAGCTAGCCCGTGTGGAGTCCGAGCGGGCAGCCCTGGAGGTGAAGCTCAAGCACGCCCGAAACCAAGTGGAGGTGGAGATGAAGAAGCGGCACcgggcagaggctgagctggagaagCAG GAGCGCAAACTTCAGCTGGTCGTTGAGTTGCTGATGCGGGAACCATGGGGCAACGAGGCActgagcagggagcagtgctCTGTTCTCAGTGCTCTGGCTGGCCGGCGCCTTGGGGCAGCCTTGGCACCCATCAGGAG GTCATCTGGACGAGTGGACGAGTCGTGGCAGTCCCTCCTGTCCCACTCAGATATCAGCTATGACCGCACTGAGGATGATGTG gATGTCGATATGACAGTGGTGCAGACCCTGAAGCGCAAAGTTCCAGACAGGCAG CGTGTGTCCCTGGCCCCTCAGGTTGGCCCTGTGGTGATGGCAAAGCGGCACCGTTCTTCTCTGGTACCCCATAACGCT GTGAGTGTCCCCTCCATGCCCCCTCCTGCTGAGGTCCCAGGCCCTGCTGAcagcctcctgcctgctgtTCTCCTGCCTCCACGCCGCTCTCGCCAGGGACATGGTGTCTCCACGTGTGCAG GTCTCCCTCCActgcctcctccctctgcagagctgaccACAGTGTGGGGCACCAGTGAAGATCTGGGCTGCcgtgctgcagggcaggagagccaCACTGAGGGCATCTCAGTGAcacagccagcaccagccccaTTCCCATCACCTCCACCGTGTCTCCCACCAGTCCAGCACAAGTTCACCTCCAAAACG GTGATCCGCCCTGAGCCATGTTGTGTCTGTGGTTCCCGCATCCGCTTTGGGAAGACTGCCATCAagtgctgccactgccagctgctgctaCACACCAAGTGTCGGGAGCAGTGCCCCAGCCTCTGCACACCCAGGCCTCACCACCACGCCCAGCCTTGTGAG GGTGTGCTGGCTGACTTCGCGCCCTCCACGCCACCCTTGGTGCCCACACTGGTGGTGCAGTGTGTGACTGAGGTGGAGACACGAGGCTTGACAGAG ACAGGGCTGTACCGGGTGCCAGGCGCGGAGCAGCTGGTGCGGGAGTGGAAGAGGAAGCTGCTGCGGGCTGGGGGCGCActgcctgccctcagcagcGTGACTGACATCCATGTGGTGTGTGGGGTGCTCAAGGACTTTCTGCGGGGGCTTAAAGAACCACTGGTCACCTTCAGCCTCCACCCTGCCTTCCTGAAGGCTGCTG ACATCCCCGATGATGCTGCCAGGGACACAGCCCTACGCCATGTGGTAAGCAAGCTGCCCCCAGCCAACAGGGATACCCTGGCCTTCCTCATGCTGCACCTGCTCAG GGTGTCACACAGCCCTGATTGCAAGATGGATGTGCTCAACCTGTCCCGTGTGTTTGGCCCTACACTGGTGGGACATAGCTCAGCCAACCCCACACCGCTCGCCATCATGGAGGACACGCCTAGGCAGAGCAAG GTGCTGGCTTGTCTCCTTTCTCTGCCACCCAGTTTCTGGAGAGGCTTTGTGGAGACAGAGCAGGAGAACCTGGTGCCAATGCCAGTCCTGA CAGGGTGAGCACAGAAGCCCCAGCCCCCACCCACCTTGGCCTTCGGCTTCTTTGAAGGGTCCTGGTTGTCCATGGCTGGGGTGAGATAGCTGTCCCCACTCTGTCCTACAGAGCCGTTCTTGCACCCCCTTGGCACTCTGGACCCCAAGTCAGgccagctgagcccagctggtacctgctgcctccccagcacCCTGCGGAGCTGCGTGGGCTCGGCCACCCGGCCCCC GCAGGGGCCAGCCCCGAGGAAGGTGGGCCggtttttcccttctcttgtGTAG